AACGGTGATTTGAATGTGGTAGGCGGAAACCCGACAGTCGAACCGGGCGGCGCGGTTACCGGGCAGATCAACAATATCGGCGGCGACGTAACGCGCGCGGTCGTGCCGTGGGCTCCGAACACCGCGTTCCAAAGCGCCTATGCGCCCGATTATCGCTTGCTGTGGCGCCTCGCGTGGGACGCCGTCGTGCTCCTCTTCTTCCTCATCTTTCCGGTGCGTACGCGCATGGCGCTCGGACGGCTTGAAGCGCATCCGGGGCTGTCGGTGGCGGCGGGCCTGATCGGCTGGGTGGCGATTTTACCGGTGGCGATCTTGCTCGCCGTTACCATCGTGCTCATCCCGCTGATTCCGCTCGAATTCGTTGCACTTGCAGTCGGCGTTTTCGTCGGCAAAGCCGCGCTTGCGCTGCTGGTCGGGCGGCGCCTGTTCGAACTCCTCAGCTCGCGCACCACCCCGTCGCCCTTCGCCGCCCTGATTCTGGGCCTGGTGCTGCTGACGGCCGCGGAACTGGTGCCCGTGGTAGGA
The DNA window shown above is from Candidatus Dormiibacterota bacterium and carries:
- a CDS encoding polymer-forming cytoskeletal protein, with protein sequence MKTSILSIAAVTLAFFAAVFAATGTAQAHARSVYHGGTYFGSVIVEPGQVVDGDLNVLFGNATIDGTVNGDLNVVGGNPTVEPGGAVTGQINNIGGDVTRAVVPWAPNTAFQSAYAPDYRLLWRLAWDAVVLLFFLIFPVRTRMALGRLEAHPGLSVAAGLIGWVAILPVAILLAVTIVLIPLIPLEFVALAVGVFVGKAALALLVGRRLFELLSSRTTPSPFAALILGLVLLTAAELVPVVGTLVFVLVGLVGLGAVLLTFVNGQGPLGPLGPPPQTARPDITGPPMTTA